The following are encoded together in the Vigna unguiculata cultivar IT97K-499-35 chromosome 2, ASM411807v1, whole genome shotgun sequence genome:
- the LOC114174137 gene encoding UDP-galactose/UDP-glucose transporter 3, with protein MEAHGGGLRRILLLAFCVAGIWSAYIYQGVLQENVSTKRFGPNGERFEQLAFLNLAQSVVCLVWSFIMIKIWSSGNSGGAPWWSYWSAGITNTIGPAMGIEALKYISYPAQVLAKSSKMIPVMLMGTLVYGIRYSLPEYICTFLVAGGVSTFALLKTSSKTISKLAHPNAPLGYGLCFLNLAFDGFTNATQDSIKGRYPKTSAWGIMLGMNLWGTIYNFIYMFGWPHASGFEAVRFCKQYPEAAWDIFLYCCCGAVGQNFIFLTISRFGSLANTTITTTRKFVSIVISSVLSGNPLSTKQWGCVFMVFSGLSYQIYLKWEKLQRLQKKRKAM; from the exons ATGGAGGCCCACGGCGGAGGGCTCCGCCGCATCCTGCTCCTCGCCTTCTGCGTCGCCGGAATCTGGTCGGCCTACATCTACCAAGGCGTTCTGCAGGAAAACGT GTCGACCAAGCGATTCGGTCCGAACGGTGAAAGGTTCGAGCAACTTGCGTTTCTGAACTTGGCGCAGAGTGTGGTGTGTTTAGTCTGGTCGTTTATAA TGATAAAGATATGGTCTAGTGGAAATTCTGGTGGTGCTCCTTGGTGGAGTTATTGGAGCGCTGGAATTACCAACACCATTGGTCCCGCTATGGGAATTGAAGCTTTGAAGTATATTAGTTACCCTGCTCAG GTGCTGGCGAAGTCTTCCAAAATGATTCCAG TTATGCTGATGGGTACTCTAGTATATGGGATAAGATACTCTCTTCCAGAATACATTTGTACATTCCTTGTTGCTGGAGGGGTATCGACATTTGCTCTTCTAAAG ACGAGCTCAAAGACAATCAGCAAGCTGGCACATCCAAATGCTCCCCTTGGCTATGGGTtgtgtttcctgaaccttgctTTTGATGGATTTACCAATGCTACTCAGGATTCTATAAAAGGAAG GTATCCGAAAACAAGTGCTTGGGGTATTATGCTGGGCATGAATTTATGGGGAACCATATACAATTTCATTTACATGTTCGGATGGCCCCATGCCAGTGGATTTGAGGCAGTTCGATTCTGCAAACAGTATCCAGAGGCAGCGTGGGATATTTTTCTCTATTGTTGCTGCGGTGCCGTTGGCCAAAATTTCATCTTCTTGACCATAAGCCGGTTTGGTTCTTTGGCAAACACTACCATCACTACCACCCGCAAATTTGTTAGCATTGTGATATCTTCTGTATTGAGTGGGAATCCCCTGTCAACAAAGCAATGGGGGTGTGTTTTTATGGTGTTCTCAGGATTGTCTTATCAGATCTATCTCAAGTGGGAGAAGTTGCAGAGATtgcagaagaaaagaaaagccATGTGA